Below is a genomic region from Enterobacter hormaechei subsp. xiangfangensis.
CTGCGCAGTTTCTTCGACTGGCTGGTCAGTCAGGGCGGTCTGAAAGCCAACCCGGCGAAAGGGATCGCCACGCCGAAAGCCCCGCGTCATCTGCCGAAAAATATCGACGTCGACGACGTAAACCGCCTGCTAGATATCGATCTTAACGATCCGCTGGCCGTTCGCGACCGCGCAATGCTGGAGGTGATGTACGGCGCGGGCCTGCGTCTCTCTGAGCTGGTGAACCTCGACTTGAAGCACCTCGATCTGGAATCCGGCGAGGTGTGGGTGATGGGCAAGGGCAGCAAAGAGCGCCGCCTGCCGATCGGCCGCAATGCGGTCTCCTGGATTGAGCACTGGCTGGACCTTCGCGGGCTGTTTGGCGCCGACGAAGATGCGCTGTTCCTGTCGAAACTCGGCAAGCGGATCTCGGCGCGTAACGTGCAAAAGCGCTTTGCGGAGTGGGGCATTAAGCAGGGGCTGAACAGCCACGTTCACCCCCACAAGCTGCGCCACTCCTTTGCGACGCACATGCTGGAATCAAGCGGCGACCTGCGCGGCGTACAGGAGCTGCTTGGTCACGCGAATCTGTCGACCACCCAAATCTATACCCACTTAGACTTCCAACACCTTGCCTCGGTGTATGACGCGGCGCATCCACGCGCCAAACGGGGGAAATAATGCGTTTTTACCGCCCACTCGGTCAGATCTCAGCCCTGACGTTTGATCTTGATGACACCCTTTACGACAATCGTCCGGTGATCCTGCGTACCGAGCAGGAGTCGCTGGCGTTTGTGCAGAACTACCATCCTGCGCTGAAAACAATGCAGAACAAAGATTTCCAGAAGCTGCGTCAGTCCCTGCGGGAAACCGAGCCGGAAATTTATCATGACGTGACCGAATGGCGCCGCCGTGCGGTTGAGCAGGCGATGCTCAATGCCGGCCTGAGCGCGCAGGACGCGGCCACGGGTGCCGAAGCGGCCATGGAAAACTTCGCCAAATGGCGCAGTCGGATCGACGTGCCGCAGGAGACCCACGACACGCTGGCGAAGCTCGCCGAAAAGTGGCCGCTGGTGGCCATCACCAACGGCAACGCTCAGCCTGAACTGTTTGGTCTGGGGAACTATTTTCAGTTCGTGCTGCGCGCGGGCCCGCACGGACGCTCGAAGCCGTTCAACGATATGTATCATCTGGCAGCGGAAAAACTGGATTTGCCGCTCGGTGAGATCCTGCACGTGGGCGACGACCTGACCACGGACGTCGCCGGGGCGATCCGCTGCGGCATGCAGGCCTGCTGGATCAAGCCGGAAAATGCCGATCTGATGACTACCCCGGATAGCCGTCTTCTGCCGCACGTGGAAATTTCACGGTTGGCATCCCTCACGACGCTGATATAATCATCAATTGTTCTGTATAAATTAACAGGGTTTTGGCGAATGGAAACATTTGCCTGCCCGCCATGACGTGACGGTGCCAATGGACGTTTCTTACCTGCTCGACAGCCTTAATGATAAACAGCGTGACGCGGTTGCCGCCTCGCGTACAAACCTGCTGGTACTGGCTGGAGCGGGCAGTGGTAAGACGCGCGTGCTGGTTCACCGTATCGCCTGGCTACAGAGCGTGGAGAACTGTTCGCCGTACTCGATTATGGCCGTGACGTTCACCAACAAGGCGGCGGCGGAGATGCGCCACCGTATCGCACAGCTGATGGGCACCAGCCAGGGCGGCATGTGGGTTGGCACCTTCCACGGCCTGGCGCACCGTCTGCTGCGCGCGCACCATATGGACGCTAACCTGCCGCAGGATTTCCAGATCCTCGACAGCGAAGATCAGCTGCGCCTGCTGAAACGGCTGATCAAGGCGATGAACCTCGACGAGAAGCAGTGGCCGCCGCGTCAGGCGATGTGGTACATCAACGGTCAGAAAGACGAAGGGCTGCGTCCGCATCATATTCAGAGCTTCGGTAACCCGGTCGAGCAGACCTGGCAGAACGTCTACAAGGCCTATCAGGAAGCGTGCGATCGCGCCGGTCTGGTGGATTTCGCCGAACTGCTGCTGCGTGCCCACGAGCTGTGGCTGAACAAACCGCATATCCTGCAACACTACCGTGAACGCTTTACCAACATCCTGGTGGACGAATTCCAGGATACCAACAACATCCAGTACGCCTGGATCCGCCTGCTGGCCGGGGATACCGGCAAGGTGATGATCGTAGGCGATGACGACCAGTCTATCTACGGCTGGCGCGGCGCGCAGGTGGAGAACATCCAGCGCTTCCTCAACGATTTCCCCGGCGCGCAAACCATCCGTCTGGAACAGAACTACCGTTCTACCAGCAACATTCTGAGCGCGGCCAACGCCCTGATTGAGAACAACAACGGGCGCCTGGGTAAAAAGCTGTGGACCGATGGCGTCGACGGCGAACCGATTTCGATTTACTGCGCCTTCAACGAGCTCGACGAAGCCCGTTTCGTTGTGAACCGCATTAAAACCTGGCAGGAGAACGGCGGCGCGCTGGAGCAGTGTGCCATTCTCTATCGCAGCAACGCCCAGTCGCGCGTGCTGGAAGAGGCGCTATTGCAGGTGAGCATGCCGTATCGCATTTATGGCGGTATGCGCTTCTTCGAACGTCAGGAGATCAAAGATGCGCTCTCGTACTTGCGTCTGATTGCCAACCGTAACGACGATGCGGCATTTGAGCGCGTGGTGAACACGCCGACGCGCGGCATCGGCGATCGTACGCTGGACGTGGTGCGTCAGGCCTCGCGCGATCGTCAGCTCACGTTGTGGCAGGCATGCCGCGAGCTGTTACAGGAAAAAGCCCTCGCCGGGCGCGCCGCCAGCGCATTGCAACGCTTTCTGGAGTTAATCGACGCACTGGCGCAGGAAACGGCCGACATGCCGCTGCACGTCCAGACCGACCGGGTGATTAAAGATTCCGGCTTGCGCACCATGTACGAGCAGGAAAAAGGCGAGAAGGGCCAGACCCGTATTGAGAACTTAGAGGAACTGGTGACGGCAACGCGCCAGTTCAGCTACAACGAAGAAGACGAAGACCTGATGCCGTTGCAGGCATTCCTCTCTCACGCCGCGCTGGAGGCGGGTGAAGGGCAGGCCGATACCTGGCAGGATGCGGTTCAGCTGATGACCCTGCACTCCGCGAAAGGTCTGGAGTTCCCGCAGGTGTTCATCGTCGGGATGGAAGAGGGGATGTTCCCGAGCCAGATGTCGCTGGATGAAGGCGGGCGTCTGGAAGAGGAGCGTCGTCTGGCCTACGTGGGTGTGACCCGTGCGATGCAGAAACTGACTCTGACCTACGCGGAAACCCGCCGCCTGTACGGGAAAGAGGTGTATCACCGTCCGTCGCGCTTTATCGGCGAACTGCCGGAAGAGTGTGTGGAAGAGGTGCGCCTGCGCGCCAGCATCAGCCGTCCGGTCAGCCATCAGCGTATGGGCTCGCCGATCTCTGAAACCGACACCGGTTACAAGCTGGGCCAGCGCGTGCGCCACTCGAAGTTTGGCGAAGGCACCATCGTCAACCTGGAAGGCAGCGGCGAGCACAGCCGTTTGCAGGTAGCGTTCCAGGGGCAGGGGATCAAATGGCTGGTGGCAGCCTATGCCAAGCTGGAAAGTGTGTAACTTTCAGAAAAATATCACTATTTTGTAATAATCTGCTAGCCTTATACGTTGAAGGTCAATTAATGCCCTTCAGCGTTCCGTTGCGTGTTGACGCCACAGTTATTGCTGGCGTAACATGCGCGCACGATTACGCTAAGAGGACATTCGCCTTGGACACACCCAGTAGATACTGGCTCAATTCCCTGTCATCCAGGAACAACTCCTAAGGCTATCTCCTCTTGCTGATGGCCTTAGTGGTTGTCAGCGACTGCATCATTCCCGTCGCGCTGAGTCAGGCTGTTTAATGGTCTGAAACCCAATTTGTTTCTGTGTGCCCACCGAACTGTCCGATATTTTTTGCATTGGGAGTCCCGGTCATGTTGAGCGCATTTCAACTCGAAAATAACCGACTGACTCGGCTTGAAGCCGAAGAGTCACAGCCCCTCATTGATGCCGTATGGGTGGATCTGGTCGAGCCGGACGACGATGAGCGCCTTCGCGTACAATCTGAGCTGGGGCAAAGCCTGGCAACGCGCCCGGAACTGGAAGACATCGAAGCATCCGCCCGTTTTTTTGAAGACGAAGACGGCCTGCACATTCACTCCTTCTTCTTCTTCGAAGATGCCGAAGACCACGCGGGGAACTCCACCGTGGCGTTTACCATTCGCGATGGCCGCCTGTTCACCCTGCGCGAGCGCGAACTGCCTGCGTTTCGTCTCTACCGTATGCGCGCCCGCAGCCAGGCGATGATGGACGGTAACGCCTATGAGCTGCTGCTGGATCTGTTCGAAACCAAAATCGAACAGCTGGCGGATGAAATCGAAAACATCTACAGCGACCTGGAAAAGCTGAGCCGCGTGATCATGGAAGGCCATCAGGGCGATGAGTACGACGAAGCGTTGTCCACGCTGGCTGAGCTGGAAGATATCGGCTGGAAGGTGCGTTTGTGTCTGATGGATACCCAGCGCGCGCTGAACTTCCTGGTGCGCAAGGCGCGTCTGCCGGGCGGTCAGCTGGAGCAGGCGCGTGAGATCTTACGCGATATCGAATCCCTGCTGCCGCACAACGAATCCCTGTTCCAGAAGGTCAACTTCCTGATGCAGGCGGCGATGGGCTTCATCAACATCGAGCAGAACCGCATCATCAAGATCTTCTCGGTGGTGTCCGTGGTGTTCCTGCCGCCGACGCTGGTAGCCTCCAGCTACGGGATGAACTTCGAGTTTATGCCGGAACTGAAGTGGAGCTTTGGCTACCCGGGGGCGATTATCTTTATGATCCTCGCCG
It encodes:
- the corA gene encoding magnesium/cobalt transporter CorA, whose translation is MLSAFQLENNRLTRLEAEESQPLIDAVWVDLVEPDDDERLRVQSELGQSLATRPELEDIEASARFFEDEDGLHIHSFFFFEDAEDHAGNSTVAFTIRDGRLFTLRERELPAFRLYRMRARSQAMMDGNAYELLLDLFETKIEQLADEIENIYSDLEKLSRVIMEGHQGDEYDEALSTLAELEDIGWKVRLCLMDTQRALNFLVRKARLPGGQLEQAREILRDIESLLPHNESLFQKVNFLMQAAMGFINIEQNRIIKIFSVVSVVFLPPTLVASSYGMNFEFMPELKWSFGYPGAIIFMILAGLAPYLYFKRRNWL
- the xerC gene encoding tyrosine recombinase XerC, whose amino-acid sequence is MTDGLLATDVTRFLRYLGVERQLSPITLLNYQRQLDAIMQIADEIGLKSWQQCDAATVRGFVVRSRKKNLSPASLALRLSALRSFFDWLVSQGGLKANPAKGIATPKAPRHLPKNIDVDDVNRLLDIDLNDPLAVRDRAMLEVMYGAGLRLSELVNLDLKHLDLESGEVWVMGKGSKERRLPIGRNAVSWIEHWLDLRGLFGADEDALFLSKLGKRISARNVQKRFAEWGIKQGLNSHVHPHKLRHSFATHMLESSGDLRGVQELLGHANLSTTQIYTHLDFQHLASVYDAAHPRAKRGK
- the yigB gene encoding 5-amino-6-(5-phospho-D-ribitylamino)uracil phosphatase YigB; its protein translation is MRFYRPLGQISALTFDLDDTLYDNRPVILRTEQESLAFVQNYHPALKTMQNKDFQKLRQSLRETEPEIYHDVTEWRRRAVEQAMLNAGLSAQDAATGAEAAMENFAKWRSRIDVPQETHDTLAKLAEKWPLVAITNGNAQPELFGLGNYFQFVLRAGPHGRSKPFNDMYHLAAEKLDLPLGEILHVGDDLTTDVAGAIRCGMQACWIKPENADLMTTPDSRLLPHVEISRLASLTTLI
- the ysgD gene encoding YsgD/CorL family protein: MDTPSRYWLNSLSSRNNS
- the uvrD gene encoding DNA helicase II, with protein sequence MDVSYLLDSLNDKQRDAVAASRTNLLVLAGAGSGKTRVLVHRIAWLQSVENCSPYSIMAVTFTNKAAAEMRHRIAQLMGTSQGGMWVGTFHGLAHRLLRAHHMDANLPQDFQILDSEDQLRLLKRLIKAMNLDEKQWPPRQAMWYINGQKDEGLRPHHIQSFGNPVEQTWQNVYKAYQEACDRAGLVDFAELLLRAHELWLNKPHILQHYRERFTNILVDEFQDTNNIQYAWIRLLAGDTGKVMIVGDDDQSIYGWRGAQVENIQRFLNDFPGAQTIRLEQNYRSTSNILSAANALIENNNGRLGKKLWTDGVDGEPISIYCAFNELDEARFVVNRIKTWQENGGALEQCAILYRSNAQSRVLEEALLQVSMPYRIYGGMRFFERQEIKDALSYLRLIANRNDDAAFERVVNTPTRGIGDRTLDVVRQASRDRQLTLWQACRELLQEKALAGRAASALQRFLELIDALAQETADMPLHVQTDRVIKDSGLRTMYEQEKGEKGQTRIENLEELVTATRQFSYNEEDEDLMPLQAFLSHAALEAGEGQADTWQDAVQLMTLHSAKGLEFPQVFIVGMEEGMFPSQMSLDEGGRLEEERRLAYVGVTRAMQKLTLTYAETRRLYGKEVYHRPSRFIGELPEECVEEVRLRASISRPVSHQRMGSPISETDTGYKLGQRVRHSKFGEGTIVNLEGSGEHSRLQVAFQGQGIKWLVAAYAKLESV